A single Haloglycomyces albus DSM 45210 DNA region contains:
- the cobN gene encoding cobaltochelatase subunit CobN — MTDTILFLTTADTEILAAAQAVERLDDETVAVRALNPARAPKDDSEAVGAWIDDNLADVRVAVVRLLGGRAAFPELFDQLRHKCGQRDIALVALSGESSPDAELTAASTLPTASVAQCFEYLRLGGVDNTEQLFRFVADTVMLHGCGFSDPQETPGVGTYHPHRGDALSDLDPDRPTIGVVFYRSHLLSGNTEFIDALLESVERKGANAVGLFCYSLRENADGAIEVLSLAEQAGVTLDGLVVTVLAAGGAHGREAGALTEQSWRPGALDSLGIPIVQALTATSSRADWEASDIGMSPLDTAMQIAMPEFDGRIVSVPFSFKETTGVDERIGGPLVRYVPDHERCLRVAGIAMRYARLSRLANSDKRIAIVMSNYPTKHSRIGNGVGLDTPASTTALLRTMRELGYRLGDDPKLETWLEDSDALIAEMIARGGFDSEQLSDQQLAHAEAHVPVSDYRDWFSQLPQALQEAVEDKWGPAPGDILLSPDGKSLVTSTLGLGNVVLAIQPPRGFGDNPVAIYHDPDLPPTHQYLAAYWWIERIFQADAIVHIGKHGTLEWLPGKGVGLSAECATDATLTDVPLFYPFVVNDPGEGTQAKRRGHATIIDHLVPPMMRAETYDDVARLEQLLDEYAELELLDPSKLPSLRSQIWELLVSSHIAEDLGAAEMPDDPDDFGDMITHVDGYLCEIKDMQVRDGLHVFGSVPASDQLQGLLKAVLRLPQGDTPGLRSQVAAHFGIDERVLSTDPGQTVDAGVALPGRQAEIDRLLELQPGPGARRSDLLDAVDAVSDRLVVRLAESEWRAESAEDITTSVLRRSDDEVADVLRFACREAIPRIQACSGEIDRLVSGLDGRYIRSGPSGSPTRGRLDVLPTGKNFYSVDPKGLPSSLAWEVGQRLADALINEYREAHDGAYPESVGIVVWGTANMRTHGDDIAEILALLGVRPVWHPETRRVVDLEVIDLEELGRPRVDVTVRISGFFRDAFPHLVALIDRAVRMVAERDDEGAANHVAAHSSADRDRLVEEGHELAWAERHATARVFGAKPGAYGAGLLPLIEARNWRDSADIAEVYTVWSGHAYGDGLDGVEAHEDFHRNLGRVKVAVKNTDTREHDILDSDDYFQEHGGMIATIRHLTGQDVHAVIGDSSDPSRPQARTLSEEVNRVFRARVANPKWIESMQRHGYKGAFEMAATVDYMFGYDATASVVSDWQYERVAETYVFDDHNRKFMEQSNPWALHGVTERLLEAQQRGLWKEPDEEVVQRLQQFYIDAEGLIEERGEDNDSERS, encoded by the coding sequence ATGACGGATACGATACTGTTCCTGACCACGGCCGACACTGAAATTCTGGCCGCCGCCCAGGCGGTGGAACGGCTGGATGACGAGACGGTCGCCGTGCGAGCGTTGAACCCCGCACGCGCTCCGAAAGACGACTCCGAGGCCGTGGGTGCGTGGATCGACGACAACCTCGCCGACGTCCGCGTCGCGGTCGTACGGCTCCTGGGCGGCCGAGCGGCCTTTCCCGAACTGTTCGATCAGCTGCGGCACAAATGCGGGCAACGTGACATCGCACTGGTGGCCCTGTCCGGGGAATCGTCGCCGGACGCGGAGTTGACCGCCGCCTCCACCCTTCCCACCGCCTCAGTGGCGCAGTGCTTCGAATATCTGCGTCTGGGAGGGGTGGACAATACCGAACAGCTCTTCAGGTTCGTGGCCGACACCGTCATGCTGCACGGTTGCGGGTTCTCCGATCCGCAAGAGACGCCAGGGGTCGGCACCTACCACCCGCACCGCGGCGACGCTCTGTCCGATCTGGACCCGGACCGACCCACCATCGGCGTGGTCTTCTACCGTTCCCACCTGTTGAGTGGCAATACCGAATTCATCGACGCCCTGCTCGAGTCGGTCGAGCGAAAGGGGGCCAACGCCGTCGGCCTGTTCTGCTACTCGCTACGGGAAAACGCCGACGGAGCCATTGAGGTTCTCTCCCTCGCCGAACAGGCGGGCGTCACCCTCGACGGCCTGGTCGTGACCGTTCTGGCCGCAGGCGGAGCACACGGCCGCGAAGCCGGGGCACTCACCGAACAGAGTTGGCGCCCCGGTGCGCTCGACTCGTTGGGCATTCCGATCGTGCAGGCGTTGACCGCTACCAGCTCACGCGCCGACTGGGAGGCTTCCGACATCGGGATGTCTCCTTTGGACACCGCCATGCAGATCGCCATGCCGGAGTTCGACGGACGCATCGTTTCGGTTCCCTTCTCCTTCAAAGAGACCACGGGTGTGGACGAACGTATCGGCGGTCCCCTGGTGCGCTACGTTCCCGACCACGAACGCTGCCTCCGCGTCGCGGGAATCGCCATGCGATACGCCCGCTTGTCACGCTTGGCCAACTCCGACAAGCGCATCGCGATCGTCATGTCGAACTACCCCACCAAGCATTCCCGCATCGGCAACGGTGTGGGGCTGGACACCCCGGCGTCGACCACCGCATTGTTGCGCACCATGCGCGAACTGGGTTACCGCCTGGGTGACGACCCGAAACTCGAGACATGGCTGGAGGATTCCGACGCCCTGATCGCCGAAATGATCGCGCGCGGGGGCTTTGACTCCGAGCAGCTGTCGGACCAGCAGTTGGCTCATGCCGAGGCCCACGTCCCGGTGTCCGATTATCGTGACTGGTTTTCGCAACTGCCGCAAGCGCTCCAGGAAGCGGTAGAGGACAAATGGGGACCGGCTCCGGGGGACATTCTCCTGTCACCCGATGGAAAGTCCCTCGTGACCTCGACTCTGGGACTGGGGAACGTGGTTCTGGCCATTCAGCCTCCGCGTGGGTTCGGAGACAACCCGGTGGCCATCTACCACGACCCCGACCTCCCACCCACGCACCAGTATTTGGCGGCCTACTGGTGGATCGAACGCATCTTCCAGGCCGACGCGATCGTCCATATCGGAAAACACGGCACCCTGGAATGGTTGCCCGGTAAGGGAGTGGGTTTGTCCGCCGAATGCGCCACCGACGCCACCCTGACCGACGTGCCGTTGTTCTATCCCTTCGTGGTCAATGACCCGGGCGAAGGTACGCAGGCTAAACGTCGCGGTCACGCCACGATCATCGATCACCTGGTACCGCCGATGATGCGCGCCGAGACCTACGATGACGTCGCCCGCCTCGAACAGCTCTTGGACGAGTACGCCGAATTGGAGCTGCTCGATCCGTCGAAGTTGCCGAGTCTGCGGTCGCAGATTTGGGAACTGCTGGTGAGTTCGCATATTGCCGAGGATTTGGGTGCGGCCGAGATGCCCGACGACCCCGACGATTTCGGCGACATGATCACCCACGTCGACGGCTATCTCTGCGAAATCAAGGACATGCAGGTGCGCGACGGGCTCCATGTGTTCGGTTCGGTTCCCGCCTCGGACCAGTTGCAGGGCTTGCTCAAAGCCGTGCTGCGGCTGCCGCAGGGAGACACCCCCGGCCTGCGATCGCAAGTGGCCGCTCATTTCGGTATCGACGAGCGGGTACTGTCCACCGATCCCGGGCAGACCGTCGATGCGGGCGTCGCTCTGCCCGGACGGCAGGCCGAGATCGATCGCCTGCTGGAACTACAGCCGGGCCCCGGCGCTCGACGCTCCGACCTCTTGGACGCGGTGGACGCGGTCAGTGACCGTCTCGTCGTGCGATTGGCCGAGTCCGAGTGGAGGGCCGAATCCGCCGAGGATATTACGACCTCGGTGCTGCGACGGTCCGACGACGAGGTCGCCGACGTACTGCGTTTTGCCTGTCGGGAAGCCATTCCCCGCATCCAGGCCTGTTCGGGCGAGATCGATCGGCTCGTTTCCGGCCTCGACGGGCGCTATATTCGCTCCGGCCCCTCCGGATCGCCGACCCGTGGCCGTCTCGACGTGCTTCCCACCGGAAAGAACTTCTATTCGGTGGATCCGAAGGGTCTGCCCAGTTCCCTGGCGTGGGAAGTGGGGCAACGCCTGGCCGACGCGTTGATCAACGAATACCGGGAGGCCCACGACGGTGCCTATCCCGAGTCGGTGGGCATCGTGGTGTGGGGTACGGCCAATATGCGTACTCACGGCGATGACATCGCCGAGATCCTGGCGCTTCTCGGAGTTCGACCGGTGTGGCATCCCGAAACGCGACGTGTCGTGGATCTAGAGGTCATCGACCTGGAGGAATTGGGTCGACCGCGCGTCGACGTGACGGTCCGCATCAGTGGATTCTTCCGCGACGCCTTTCCCCACCTGGTGGCCCTGATCGACCGTGCGGTTCGCATGGTGGCCGAACGCGACGACGAGGGCGCAGCGAATCATGTCGCCGCCCACAGCTCCGCCGACCGGGACCGCCTGGTGGAAGAGGGCCATGAACTCGCCTGGGCCGAACGCCATGCCACGGCCCGCGTTTTCGGAGCCAAACCGGGAGCCTACGGCGCGGGACTACTGCCGTTGATCGAAGCGCGTAACTGGCGCGACAGCGCCGACATCGCCGAGGTCTACACCGTCTGGTCCGGCCATGCCTACGGCGACGGACTCGACGGAGTGGAGGCGCATGAGGACTTCCACCGCAATCTGGGCCGCGTCAAGGTGGCGGTGAAGAACACCGACACCCGCGAACACGACATTCTGGATTCCGACGACTACTTCCAGGAGCACGGCGGCATGATCGCCACGATCCGCCACCTCACCGGCCAGGACGTGCACGCCGTCATCGGGGATTCCAGCGATCCGTCCCGTCCACAGGCGCGCACGCTCTCCGAAGAGGTCAACCGGGTTTTCCGCGCCCGAGTTGCCAATCCGAAGTGGATCGAGTCAATGCAGCGCCACGGATACAAGGGGGCCTTCGAAATGGCCGCCACCGTGGACTACATGTTCGGCTACGACGCCACCGCTTCGGTCGTATCCGACTGGCAGTACGAGCGCGTCGCCGAAACCTACGTCTTCGACGACCACAACCGCAAGTTCATGGAACAGTCCAATCCCTGGGCCCTGCACGGAGTCACCGAACGACTCCTGGAGGCGCAACAGCGCGGACTGTGGAAGGAGCCCGACGAAGAGGTCGTACAGCGCCTACAGCAGTTCTACATCGACGCCGAAGGTCTCATCGAAGAGCGAGGAGAGGACAATGATAGTGAGCGATCCTAA
- a CDS encoding cobyric acid synthase, translating into MKGTLLVAGTTSDAGKSVLVSGLCRLLSRQGHRVAPFKAQNMALNAAVTLDGGEIGRAQAAQADAAGVDAEIAMNPILIKPTGPRHSQVVIRGHTAFDAGARDYHTRKTTLLPVVSESLRDLASRFDVVLAEGAGGAAEINLRPYDLTNLGLARQHDMPVVIVCDIDRGGAFASLYGTLALMEPADQALVSGFIINRFRGDRTVLDPGIRQLEELTQRPCLGVIPHVSGLTIDAEDSLALDQRREALPPLGKDSLTVTVVRLPHISNFTDIDALTVEPGVSVRFSESAADITNADLVVLPGSKNTVGDLDWLHERGLAEAVRRRCAADEPTLGVCGGYQMLGRRLHDEVESRRGEVKGLDILPVDTVFHRDKTLRRHHGRAPLFDDAAVDAYSIRHGRPRPWGGESWLADDVDGAEGCRVGSILGTSWHGLLENNALRRAFLTRVARRRGLSFAPGDVDFAQVRRNRLDAFADVLDEHLDMSYLFNLIQKGAPDNPFIAPPGGAPALSTPTQATEQA; encoded by the coding sequence ATGAAGGGAACTCTTCTGGTCGCGGGGACGACCTCCGATGCCGGTAAAAGCGTTCTAGTGTCCGGCCTGTGCCGACTCCTGTCCCGACAGGGCCATCGCGTCGCGCCGTTCAAAGCTCAGAACATGGCCCTGAACGCCGCCGTGACCCTCGACGGCGGCGAGATCGGCCGCGCCCAAGCCGCTCAGGCGGACGCCGCCGGAGTGGACGCCGAGATCGCCATGAATCCGATTCTGATCAAACCGACCGGACCGCGACATTCCCAAGTGGTGATTCGCGGGCATACGGCCTTCGACGCCGGGGCACGGGATTACCACACTCGCAAGACAACGCTCCTTCCGGTGGTGTCGGAGTCGTTGCGGGATTTGGCGTCTCGCTTCGACGTCGTTCTCGCCGAAGGCGCGGGCGGCGCGGCGGAAATCAATCTGCGCCCCTACGATCTGACGAACCTGGGATTGGCGCGACAGCACGACATGCCGGTAGTGATCGTCTGTGATATCGATCGTGGTGGTGCCTTCGCCTCCCTGTACGGGACGTTGGCCCTCATGGAGCCGGCCGACCAGGCACTGGTGTCCGGATTTATCATCAATCGTTTCCGGGGCGACCGAACCGTTCTCGACCCGGGTATCCGGCAACTGGAAGAGCTCACCCAACGCCCCTGTCTCGGTGTCATTCCGCATGTCAGCGGCCTGACGATCGACGCGGAGGATTCACTCGCCCTGGATCAACGTCGTGAGGCCCTTCCGCCGCTGGGGAAGGATTCGCTGACCGTGACGGTCGTGCGTCTTCCACACATCTCGAACTTCACCGATATCGACGCCCTCACCGTCGAGCCGGGGGTGTCGGTGCGGTTCAGCGAATCGGCCGCCGATATCACCAACGCCGACCTCGTCGTGCTACCGGGATCGAAGAACACGGTAGGCGATCTCGATTGGTTGCACGAACGAGGTTTGGCCGAAGCCGTCCGCCGCCGCTGCGCGGCCGATGAACCCACCTTGGGAGTCTGCGGCGGTTATCAAATGCTCGGTCGCCGTCTGCACGACGAGGTCGAATCTCGGCGTGGAGAGGTGAAGGGCCTGGATATTCTGCCGGTTGACACGGTTTTCCACCGCGACAAGACTCTACGACGCCATCACGGTCGCGCCCCTCTATTCGACGATGCGGCGGTCGACGCCTATTCGATCCGGCACGGACGTCCTCGGCCTTGGGGTGGCGAATCCTGGCTGGCCGACGACGTCGACGGCGCGGAGGGATGTCGCGTCGGGTCGATCCTGGGTACCTCCTGGCACGGCCTGCTGGAGAACAACGCACTGCGTCGTGCCTTCCTCACCCGGGTCGCGCGGCGGCGTGGACTGTCGTTCGCACCGGGAGACGTCGATTTCGCTCAGGTGCGGCGCAACCGGTTGGACGCCTTCGCCGACGTTCTGGACGAACATCTCGACATGTCGTACCTCTTCAACCTGATCCAGAAGGGTGCCCCCGACAATCCTTTCATCGCACCGCCCGGTGGTGCACCTGCCCTGTCAACGCCGACCCAAGCAACGGAGCAAGCCTGA
- the cbiB gene encoding adenosylcobinamide-phosphate synthase CbiB, translated as MNATALGLAVGAALDRCCGDPRRRHPVAGFGTLASKLEERMWRDNRTAGAAYLALTVGTTTGAAWWAYRLARRRRWSELVFSAAVTWAALGQRSLIEAADAVSRPLLANEMAEARGALGALCAREADDLDADELAAATVESVAENTSDASIAPLWWGVVAGPVGIVAHRCVNTLDAMVGYRTRRYRRFGTAAARLDDVMNFVPARLTALAAIAFAPAVGGTSVEAARVVSRDSAAHPSPNAGTAEAAFAGALGVRIGGTVNTYGDTRDRRPRLGRGRRVRRHDIARANRLSWLIYTTAVATAVVARWRCRR; from the coding sequence ATGAACGCGACCGCGCTTGGGCTGGCGGTAGGCGCGGCCCTGGATCGATGCTGCGGCGACCCGCGTCGCCGGCACCCGGTAGCGGGGTTCGGCACACTCGCCTCCAAACTCGAAGAGCGCATGTGGCGTGACAACCGCACAGCGGGAGCGGCGTACCTCGCGTTGACGGTGGGGACGACGACCGGTGCTGCTTGGTGGGCGTATCGGCTGGCACGGCGACGTCGGTGGAGCGAACTCGTCTTCTCCGCCGCGGTGACATGGGCGGCGTTGGGACAACGCTCCCTGATCGAGGCCGCCGATGCGGTGTCTCGCCCGCTGCTGGCAAACGAGATGGCCGAGGCTCGTGGTGCGCTGGGTGCTTTGTGCGCTCGAGAAGCCGACGACCTCGATGCGGACGAGCTGGCCGCTGCCACCGTGGAGTCGGTCGCGGAGAACACCTCGGACGCGTCGATCGCTCCGCTGTGGTGGGGAGTGGTGGCCGGTCCGGTCGGTATCGTGGCACACCGCTGTGTCAACACCCTGGACGCCATGGTCGGTTATCGCACTCGGCGATATCGCCGTTTTGGTACGGCCGCCGCCCGACTGGACGACGTCATGAATTTCGTTCCCGCTCGCTTGACGGCGCTGGCGGCCATCGCGTTCGCTCCCGCCGTGGGCGGTACGAGCGTGGAGGCGGCGCGGGTGGTGTCCCGTGATTCCGCTGCGCACCCTAGCCCCAATGCCGGAACGGCCGAAGCGGCCTTCGCGGGAGCTCTGGGAGTCCGCATCGGAGGCACGGTGAACACGTACGGAGACACTCGGGACCGGCGTCCCCGTCTCGGTCGCGGCCGCCGGGTACGACGACACGACATCGCACGGGCCAATCGCTTGTCCTGGTTGATCTATACGACCGCCGTAGCGACAGCGGTCGTGGCTCGTTGGAGGTGCCGCCGATGA
- a CDS encoding histidine phosphatase family protein has protein sequence MSHRSTVTLLRHGPTSATRRSLFPSNEPLDRAGRELVAHWCGRLVTDHVVTSDSARCLDTAELVGYTRPTVDSRWAELDFGDWSGHSLAHAAETDSEAMSRWLDDPFDHAPPNGETFASLSERVDAALSELASHAGHTLVITSAGPIKAALLSILHAPTASLWRIDVAPGTATTLTAHSGIWTLRSLNVEATS, from the coding sequence ATGAGCCACCGCTCCACCGTCACCCTGCTACGGCACGGCCCGACCTCGGCAACGCGGCGCAGCCTCTTTCCCAGCAATGAGCCGCTGGATCGAGCGGGCCGTGAACTGGTCGCCCACTGGTGCGGCCGATTGGTCACCGATCATGTCGTCACTTCCGACTCCGCCCGCTGCCTCGACACCGCCGAGCTGGTCGGATACACCCGGCCGACGGTCGACAGCCGATGGGCGGAGTTGGACTTCGGAGATTGGAGCGGGCACAGCCTCGCTCACGCGGCCGAAACCGACTCCGAGGCCATGAGCCGGTGGCTGGACGATCCTTTCGATCACGCCCCACCCAACGGCGAGACCTTCGCCTCTCTCAGCGAGCGTGTCGATGCGGCCCTGTCCGAACTGGCCTCGCACGCCGGTCATACTCTGGTCATTACGAGCGCCGGTCCGATTAAGGCCGCTCTGCTGTCGATTCTGCATGCTCCGACCGCTTCCTTGTGGCGCATTGACGTCGCCCCCGGAACCGCTACGACACTGACGGCCCACAGTGGAATCTGGACCTTGCGTTCGCTGAATGTGGAGGCCACTTCATGA
- a CDS encoding CbtA family protein, with product MITDYLRRGLAAGLLAGLLSGLFAWAAGEPTLRAAIEIEEQSDEGHSHGSEESGGGHDHEDELVSRPVQEAMLPVATSLVGAAFGGVFGLAFGLARSRLTTRDEWAATWKVGAAVTATVVLYPALVYPANPPGVGDPGTVGNRTALYFATLAIGAVTLGFLWWLAKRLHAREWEPPQRQITVAAAGVAVLGTAWLLLPSPAGGADFPADVFWSFRLSSIGTQLLLWVALTTIFAWLSQRAQTKTAKADAL from the coding sequence ATGATCACCGACTATCTCCGCCGCGGACTCGCGGCGGGACTTCTTGCTGGGCTCTTGTCGGGTCTCTTTGCCTGGGCCGCGGGTGAGCCTACCTTGCGCGCGGCCATTGAGATCGAAGAGCAATCGGACGAAGGCCATTCGCACGGCTCGGAAGAGTCGGGCGGAGGTCACGACCATGAGGACGAATTGGTATCCCGTCCCGTCCAGGAGGCCATGCTTCCAGTGGCCACCTCCCTGGTCGGAGCGGCCTTCGGCGGCGTCTTCGGACTCGCCTTCGGATTGGCGCGCTCGCGCCTGACGACACGTGACGAATGGGCCGCGACATGGAAGGTCGGAGCGGCCGTTACCGCCACGGTGGTGCTGTATCCGGCACTGGTTTATCCCGCCAATCCACCTGGAGTGGGTGATCCGGGAACCGTCGGTAACCGCACCGCCCTCTACTTCGCCACACTCGCCATTGGAGCGGTCACCCTGGGGTTCCTATGGTGGCTGGCCAAGCGTCTCCATGCTCGGGAATGGGAGCCGCCGCAACGGCAGATCACCGTGGCGGCAGCGGGGGTCGCCGTTTTGGGGACGGCTTGGCTGCTACTTCCCTCTCCGGCAGGCGGTGCCGATTTCCCCGCCGACGTCTTCTGGTCATTCCGCCTGTCCTCCATCGGTACACAGCTACTGCTGTGGGTGGCGCTGACGACCATATTCGCGTGGCTCTCGCAACGCGCACAAACGAAAACCGCGAAGGCCGACGCACTATGA
- a CDS encoding CbtB domain-containing protein, whose protein sequence is MTALNTTTGLSREFVISLFTVAMLTAVVYGVAFEQGTLTGGTPWLHEAFHDARHLLGFPCH, encoded by the coding sequence ATGACTGCTCTCAATACGACGACTGGCCTCAGTCGCGAATTCGTCATCTCACTATTCACCGTTGCCATGTTGACCGCCGTCGTCTACGGCGTCGCGTTCGAACAGGGCACGCTCACCGGTGGAACACCGTGGCTGCATGAAGCCTTCCACGATGCCCGCCACCTTCTCGGCTTTCCTTGCCACTAG
- a CDS encoding class I SAM-dependent methyltransferase produces MDATNFGTAADLYDNVRPTYPREAIDYQLGTDPVTVADIGAGTGKLTRIIVQAGHRVIAVEPDSRMAEQLSGQSSDVPVHVAGAEELPLDDNSVDVVTAGQSFHWFDNDTALREIRRVLNPDGVFAPIWNIRDESVSWVAALSEIIGRSNAEYLASHIADDSDYFEPHFSQRELQVFRHEYPITPQRLSDLVRSRSNYLNGSSEYRADLDTRVADLLNEHPDLRGRDEFVMPYRTYAFRLRA; encoded by the coding sequence ATGGACGCCACCAACTTCGGCACCGCGGCCGACCTGTACGACAATGTTCGTCCCACCTACCCGCGTGAGGCGATCGATTACCAACTGGGAACCGACCCGGTGACCGTCGCCGATATCGGTGCCGGCACGGGGAAACTGACTCGAATCATTGTCCAAGCTGGACACCGTGTCATCGCCGTCGAGCCCGACTCACGGATGGCCGAACAGCTTAGCGGTCAATCGTCCGACGTGCCCGTCCACGTTGCCGGAGCGGAGGAACTGCCGCTGGACGATAATAGTGTCGACGTCGTCACCGCGGGACAGTCCTTCCACTGGTTCGATAACGACACCGCGCTGCGGGAGATCCGGAGGGTACTGAACCCGGATGGAGTCTTCGCGCCGATCTGGAACATCCGCGATGAAAGCGTCTCCTGGGTGGCGGCATTGTCGGAGATCATCGGGCGCTCCAACGCCGAATACCTCGCTTCACATATCGCCGACGACAGCGACTACTTCGAACCGCACTTCAGTCAGCGTGAACTACAGGTCTTCCGCCATGAATACCCCATAACCCCACAACGATTGTCGGATTTGGTGCGCTCCCGATCGAATTATCTCAACGGCAGTAGCGAATATCGGGCCGACCTGGACACTCGCGTGGCGGATCTGCTCAATGAGCACCCGGATCTGCGGGGCAGAGACGAGTTCGTCATGCCCTATCGGACCTACGCCTTCCGCCTACGTGCCTGA
- a CDS encoding MFS transporter has protein sequence MTGLPRRFSRLDATARLLCVNQFGINAGFFMLMPYLAAYLTGSLGLAAGVVGILLGLRNFSQQGMFFLGGALADRWGYKNLIMAGCLLRTVGFGLLATVDALPGLAVGMIATGVAGALFNPAVRACLAEHSDNDRVGTFAVFNVFYQAGILAGPIIGVALATVNFQFACAVAAAIFTALTIVQARRLPSNSNGEHGGRERPSLIEAWHTVLTDRRFIAFALAMSGSYVLVFQTYLALPLLLGDHLTSTASTATIAMMFAVSGTLTIVFQVRITARCTSLLGRRASLVVGLLVLGWAFVPTLAVTAWTVPPAAVAVAVVVSGGLLALGTMITFPFEMDTVTALTGGQRIATHYGIYQTVCGVMLVAGNFLVGTAIDRIGDTWNWVPWLGLCALAVASAIGVLRIDLNTSEAADDRLASTVDRREKPAVEGR, from the coding sequence ATGACGGGTTTGCCAAGGCGCTTTTCTCGCCTGGACGCGACCGCACGATTGTTGTGTGTCAATCAGTTTGGCATCAACGCCGGTTTTTTCATGCTGATGCCCTATCTGGCCGCGTATCTGACCGGGTCGCTTGGGCTGGCGGCCGGTGTAGTGGGAATTCTGTTGGGGCTGCGCAATTTCAGTCAGCAAGGCATGTTCTTTCTCGGCGGAGCGTTGGCCGACCGGTGGGGGTACAAGAACCTGATCATGGCCGGGTGTTTGCTACGCACGGTCGGGTTCGGTTTGCTGGCCACGGTCGACGCCCTTCCGGGCCTGGCAGTGGGAATGATCGCCACCGGTGTTGCCGGGGCTCTGTTCAACCCGGCGGTGCGCGCGTGTCTGGCCGAACATTCCGATAACGATCGCGTGGGGACGTTCGCGGTGTTCAACGTCTTTTATCAAGCCGGTATTCTCGCCGGACCGATCATCGGCGTAGCACTGGCCACAGTGAACTTCCAGTTCGCCTGTGCCGTCGCTGCCGCGATCTTCACCGCGCTGACCATTGTCCAGGCACGCCGACTGCCCTCGAACTCCAACGGCGAACATGGTGGCCGCGAACGCCCGTCCTTGATCGAGGCCTGGCACACCGTACTGACCGATCGACGGTTTATAGCGTTCGCTCTGGCCATGTCCGGGTCGTATGTTCTCGTGTTCCAGACCTACCTCGCCTTGCCGCTCTTGCTCGGCGACCATCTGACTTCCACTGCGTCGACGGCGACGATCGCGATGATGTTCGCCGTCTCCGGGACGCTGACGATCGTCTTCCAAGTGCGTATCACCGCGCGGTGTACATCGCTCCTGGGACGACGTGCCTCCCTCGTGGTCGGCCTGTTGGTGTTGGGCTGGGCGTTCGTTCCCACGCTCGCCGTGACCGCCTGGACCGTCCCGCCGGCTGCGGTCGCGGTCGCGGTCGTCGTCTCAGGAGGCTTGTTGGCGTTGGGAACGATGATCACCTTCCCGTTCGAGATGGACACCGTCACCGCTCTCACCGGCGGACAACGGATCGCCACACATTACGGAATTTATCAAACGGTGTGCGGCGTCATGCTGGTCGCGGGCAACTTCCTCGTCGGCACGGCCATCGATCGCATCGGCGATACCTGGAACTGGGTGCCGTGGCTCGGATTGTGCGCGCTCGCCGTCGCCAGCGCCATCGGTGTGCTCCGTATCGATCTGAACACTTCTGAGGCCGCCGACGACCGTTTGGCGAGTACAGTGGACCGGAGGGAAAAGCCGGCAGTTGAGGGACGTTGA